The sequence GGCCGGCTGCTACGACGTGACGCCCGACAACAACCCGATTCTCGGCCGCACGCCGGGCCTGGACAACCTGCTGCAGATGTCCGGCTTCGTGGGCCACGGCTTCATGATGGCCCCCGCCGTCGCCGAGCGGATGGCGAAGTGGATGGCCACCGGCGAGTCCGATGAGCTCTTCACCCGCTTCGATTTGCGCCGCTTCTCCGGCGGCCCGCTGGAGCGCGAGGACATGATCATCGGCTGACGGGCCCCACGCCTTCTCCGCCGTGCCCCGAGGGGCCGCGCCCCCGTGCCCACCGCCGGCCCGGAACGCGGCCCTTGTACTTTTCCGGGGCCTGTCCTGGCCGGAGACAGGGAGGGGGTCTCCGGCCGCCCAGGGAAGCGACGCTCCCGGAAAACCACGTAACTCAGGACAATCATTGAGCTTCGTCCGTGCTGACGTGAAAACTCTTTACGAACGCAACTGAGTTGCACGAGCAGGCACACACCACCTGGAGTTCCGCGCCAGGGGCGCCTCAGAGGGAAGGCAGGCGGTGAAGCCCGCTGGCACGGAGCGTGCCTGGGCCCCTCGCCGCGCAATCACGCGCGTGGAGGTGGTCCGATGTTCGCGAAGAGCGTTCGTGCGCTGTTCCTGGTGGGTGCTGTGTCGGCTTGCGGTACCGAGGCTCCGCCGGATGTTCCGGACGTAGAGGCCAACGAGCCGCTGGCGTCGCAGGAGTCCAACGTCATCGTCGGCTCGGTGAACTGGACCAGCGCCACCTCGCTGTCCGGCACCCAGCGCACGCGCTCCCTGGCCGTGGGCTACCTGTCCATCCCCGCGGTGGGCTCGCGCTGCACCGCGTGGCTGGTGTCGCGCGACGTCATCATCACCAACAACCACTGCATCGGCAGCGCCTCGCAGGCTGTCGGCGCGCGCGTGTCCTTCAACTACGAGGACGGCGTCAGCTCCACCGGCCGCATCTGGTACAACTGCGCCACCTTCATCAAGACGTGGTCTTCGGACGACATGACGGCGGTGCGCTGCAGCGCGCTCAACGGCCAGCTCCCCGGTGACGTGTACGGCTGGCTCACCGTCTCCACCACCAACGCCGCCACCAACGCGAGCGTCTACGTGGTCCACCAGAACTGCGACTACTACACGACGAGCGGCTGCTCGCCGACGAAGAAGTACTCGCCGGGCGTGGTGAAGAACGCCAACTACAGCACCACGGACCTGTCCTACGACGCGGACACGCTGGGCGGCTCCTCGGGCTCGCCCGTGCTGTCCTCCTCCACGAACCAGGTGGTGGGCCTGCACCACATCGGCCTGGGCGGCAACTCGTCGGGCCGCGGCACCGCCAACACCGGCGTGAAGGCCACCCGCGTCAAGGCGCGCCTGGCGGAGATTGGCCTGTAGGCTTCGCGACTCACGCCGTCGACGGCTCGCCGGCCAGCAGCACCGGCCGGCCGGGCCCGATTCCAGGGGCCTGTGGCGACAGCAGCGCTTCACGCCGCAGGCCCCGCAGTGCCAGCCGGCCCAGGCTCCGCTTGAGGCCGCGTGGCAGCAGCGGCAGCAGTCGCATCACCCAGCGGTGGCCGAAGCCCGGGTACACCAGGGGCGCGCCCCGCTCGAAGCCGGCCAGCGCCGCGCGGGCGCAGCGCGCCAGGGAGATGCGGAAGAAGGGCGCCACCTCGTCCGTGGCGGCGTCCGCGCCCTCGTCCCAGAGAGGCCCCGGCGCCACGCGCGTGACGGTGATGCCGCTACTCTCCACCTCCAGCCGCAGCGCCTCGGTGAAGCCGTCCAGGAAGCGCTGGGTGGCGGCGAAGGTGGCGGAGCCGGGCAGGAAGAGCTGCGCGGCGCCCGAGCCGATGTTGAGGACGCCCCCGCGCCCCCGCGCCAGCATGGGCCCGAGCAGGCGGTGCGTCAGCAGCGCGGGCACCCACACGTTCGCCGTCAGCATCTCCTCCACGCGGCCCCAGCGCTCCTCCGCGTAGAGAGCCCGGTCGCCCGCGGCGGCGTTGTTCACCAGCACGTCCACGCGGACGAAGTGCTCCTCCAGCGAGGCCAGCAGCCCGTCCACCTGGCGCGGGTCGCTCACGTCGCACCGCTCGATCATCACGCCGAGCGTGGGGTTGCGCGTGAGCAGCTCGTCGCGCAGCGGCTCCAGACGCTCCGCGCGCCGGTCGACGAGCACCAGGGTGCGCACCCGCCGGGAGAGCAGCCGGGCCAGCTCCCGGCCGATTCCTTCCGTCGCGCCGATGATGAGGACGGTACCTTGATCGATGGGAGGAGGAAGCATGGAGGGGTCCTCGACTTCGGTAAGTTGCCCATCCTGCGCACGGTCTGCGCCGCACGCCTCCCCTCGCGCAAAGCCTGCACGCTTGCTCGACGGCCTGGCCCGCGAGCCCCGGCATGCTTCTTCCAATGAGGGTGAACCCACCCGGTGTCAGCAAGCGGGGGTGGACCCCGCAAGGAGAAGGCCCGATGTCCGCTCCCACTCGCATCCTCGCCCCCGTGGACCTGTCCGAAGGTTCGCGGGCCGTCATCGACTACGCCGTGCAGCTCGCCCGGCCCTTCGGTGCCTCCGTGCACGTGGTCCACACCTGGGAGCCGCCGCAGTACGTGGCGCCTGACCTGCTGGTGGCCGCGCCCGGGTGGAACTCGCTGTCGCTGGAGCAGGTGGCCGTGGAGACGGCGACCAAGGAGCTGACAACGCTGGTCCACAAGCTGGAGTCGCCGCCGGTGCCGCTGACGCACAAGGTGCTCGTCGGCGAGGCCGCGTCCACCATCCTCGACCTGGCCGACCAGGGGAAGTTCGACCTCATCGTCATGGGCACGCATGGCCGGCGCGGGCTGCCCCGGCTGCTGCTGGGCAGCGTGGCGCAGAAGATCGTCTCCCGCGCGCATTGCCCCGTGGTCACCCTGCACGTCGCGCCGGAGAAATAGCCACCCGGACGGTGGAGGGGCGGCCGGCACGGCGCCTGGTGTCCAGCACCAACCGTCCAGGGCTGAAGTCCTTGAATGGGGTGAATGTTCGGGGTCAAGTGGGCGGGAGTCGCAGTCTACCCTCCCCCCGGCCCTGGAGCCCCCCTGCTCGTGAACGTCCTCCACCGGAACAACGTCCAGGTCCTGGGTCGCGGCGAGCAGCCGATGCTCTTCGCCCACGGCTTCGGGTGCGACCAGAACATGTGGCGGTTCCTCACCCCCGCCTTCCTGGACGACTACAAGGTCATCCTCTTCGACCATGTGGGCGCCGGCCGCTCGGACGCCTCCGCCTACAACCGCAGCCGGCATGGCAGCTTGAAGGGCTATGCGGACGACGTCCTGGAGATCTGCCGCGAGCTGGGGCTGAGCCGGACGGTCTTCGTGGGGCACTCGGTCAGCGCCATGATTGGCGTGCTGGCCGCGGCCGCCGAGCCCGAGCGGTTCGACAAGCTGGTGCTCATCGGTCCGTCGCCCTGCTACATCAACGACGGTGACTACGTGGGGGGCTTCTCCCGGGGTGACATCGACGGGCTGCTGGAGTCGCTCGACAGCAACTACCTGGGGTGGTCCAGCGCGATGGCGCCCGTCATCATGGGCAACCGGGACCGGCCGGAGCTCGGGGAGGAGCTGACCAACAGCTTCTGCCGCACCGACCCGGAGATTGCCCGGCACTTCGCGCACGTCACCTTCCTCTCGGACAACCGGGCGGACCTGCCGAAGGTGAAGACCCGGTCGCTCGTCCTCCAGTGCTCCGAGGACGTGATCGCGCCCGAGGCGGTGGGGCGGTACGTGCACCAGCACCTCACGAACAGCCAGCTCGTGGTGCTCAAGGCGACGGGGCACTGCCCCAACCTCAGCGCGCCCGAGGAGACCATCGCGGCGATGAAACTCTTCCTGTAGCGCCGGACTGCCCCTTGAACTCCAGGACACGCGCGTTGGACGACCAACCTCCGGAGCTTCTCGAAGAGAGCGCGGAGGACCTCTACGAGAACGCGCCCTGTGGCTACATCTCCACGCTGCCGAACGGCGTCATCGTCAAGGCCAACCAGACGTTCCTCACCTGGCTGGGCCGCGCGCGCGAGGAGCTGCTCTCCGGCGTTCGCTTCCAGGAGCTGCTGTCCGTGGGAGGGAAGATCTTCTACGAGACGCACTTCGCGCCCCTCTTGCAGATGCAGGGCTTCATCAACGAAGTCCAGCTGGAGGTGCGGACCCGGGAGGGCGTCTTCCTGCCGGTGCTGGTCAACACCGTCCAGCGCAGGGATGCCGCCGGCCGGAGCGTGGTGAACCGCATCACCCTCTTCAACATCTCCGACCGGAAGAAGTACGAGCAGGAGCTGGTGCTGGCGCGGCGCAAGGCGGAGCAGGCCGCCCGGGCCAGGTCGGACTTCCTGTCCATGGTCAGCCACGAGATTCGCACGCCGATGAACGCCATCATCGGCATCGCGAGCCTCCTGCAGAAGACCGAGCTGTCCCCCCAGCAGGAGAAGTACGTCCGCATCCTGGGCTCGTCTTCCGAGAACCTGCTGGGCCTGCTCAACCACATCCTGGACTTCAGCAAGATCGACGCCGGCAAGGTGACGCTGGAGCAGCGGAGCTTCGACCTCCGCCAGCTCGTCTACGGCACCCTCTTCGCCCTCAGCGCCAGGGCGGAGGAGAAGAACCTGTCGGTCATCGCGGAAATCGATGAGCAGGTGCCGGAGTATCTCGTCGGAGACCCGGTCAAGCTCGGGCAGGTGCTGACCAACCTGGTGGGCAATGCCATCAAGTTCACCGAGCTGGGCGCGGTGACGGTGGGCCTGCGGGTCCGCGAGCAGTCCCAGGACGCCGTCTCACTCGATTTCGCCGTCACGGACACAGGCATCGGGATTGCCGAGAACCGGCTGGGTCGCATCTTCGAGGAGTTCACCCAGGCCGACTCCAGCATCGGCATGAAGTACGGCGGCACCGGGCTGGGGCTCTCCATCAGCCAGAAGCTGGTGGAGCTGCAGGGCGGACGCATCTGCGTGAAGAGCACGCAGGGCCAGGGTTCGACGTTCTACTTCACCCTGAGGATGAAGCCCGGGCAGGCGTCCGAGGTGGAGGAGCCCGCGGAGAACCCCGCCAGCACCCAGTCGCTCCAGGGCCTGCGCATCCTCGTGGCCGAGGACAACGACATCAACGTGTTCATGCTGTCGCAGTTCCTGAAGAAGTGGGGCGCCGACTTCGACGTCGTCGGGGACGGGCGCCAGGCCGTCCAGCGCATCCAGGAGGCCGACTACGACCTGGTGCTGATGGACGTGCGGATGCCGGAGCTGGATGGCTACGACGCCACCCGCGCCATCCGGGCCCTCCGCCCCGGCGAGCACTTCGCGCGCATCCCCATCATCGCGGTGACGGCCTCGACGCGGCTGGGCCTGGAGCACCGGGCGCAGGCCGCGGGCTTCACGGACTTTCTCGGCAAGCCCTACAAGCCGGCGGCGCTTGCCGCGAAGCTCGTGCAGCACAGCGGCTGGAAGCAGGCCGCGAAGGCCCTGGCGGGCGCTCCCACGGAGCCTTCCGCCCCGGGGGCCGTGGGGCCGGCGTTCAGCCTGCTGCCGCTGCGCCGCATCGTCGACGAGGACCCTCAGGCCATCATCGAGCTGAGCGCCCTCACCCTCAGCGGCTGCGAGCAATACAAGGTCGGGTTCCAGAAGGCGCTGGAGGCCGGCGACCGGGAGGCGTTCGAGTACCAGGCCCACAAGATATTGCCGACGGTGGAGCTGCTGCAGGCGCAGACCCTGCGCGCGGCCGTGCAAGCAGGGCGTGCGGCGCTGGCGGACGCCTCGGGTACGCCGGACCACCTCGCCTCCGCGCTCCAGGCCATCCACCGCGAGCTGGATGCCATCATCTCGGCGCTGAAGGCGGAGGCGCGGCGGGCGTAGTTCATTCCCCGCCCCGGACGGGAGCGCTCTCAGCCGGGGCGGACCCGGGCACGTGCCTCCCGGGCGGCCCGCTCGCGCGCGGCGAGCACGGTGGGCACGGCGAGCACCATCATGGCGGCGATGATGAGCGAGGCGCCCACCCACTCCGTCGCCCCCACCCCGGGCAGTCCCCACCAGGCGGCGAGGACCGCCGTGGCCACCACGCCCGCGAGCACGCTGGAGGCCCGGTTCACCGGCACGGTGAAGGCATTCTCGCGCGCGTCCAGGAGGATGAGGCCACCGAAGATGCCCGTCCCCTGCGACAGCAGCCCCACCAGCACCTCCTCCAGCAGGTGGCCTCGCGAGAGGAAGCCGGTGAAGCCGGCGCGAAGCTCTCCGAGGATGCCGTCCCCGCCCAGGAGCGCCAGCACCGCCAGCGTGCCCACCAGCGCGGGCGTGGCCACCATCTGCTCCTCGACGAAGTAGCGGATGGACACGGCGCGGACTCCCGACTTGGCCAGGTTGCTCATGGCGCGCAGCCGGAAGAAATAGGCGGCGAGGTAGATGCCCACGTCCAGCGTGGCCAGCAGGGTGAGGGTGGCACTCACGTTCGTCCCCGTGGCCACCCCCAGCGCCGAGAGGCTCAGGCCCAGCGCCACCCACGAGGGCCAGCGCACCCGCCGCCCGCTCAGGGCGTCCACCACCGGCGCGAGGACGAGCACCCCACCCCGCATCAGCAACATCATGAAGACGATGGACGCACCCGGCAGGGTGTACGCCAGCGTCGTGGTGCCGATGATGGCCGCCGAGCAGAGTCCGGACAGCAGCGTCCACCGCCCCGGGACGGGCACCCGGACGCCCAGCACCTCGCGATGCCCCGCGTAGCGCCACCACCCCTTGAGGGTGAGGAAGAGGAACATGCCCACCAGCGAGGCCGAGGTGCTCACCGGCAGCAGCGTGAAGCCGGAGATGCCGTGCTCCATCCCCGGCAGCGAGCCCCCCGAGAGTGCCTTGGTCAGCGCGCTGTACGGGGCGTACGCCGCGAAGTAGCCGAAGGCGTACACCCAGATGGTCAGGTCGTTCGAGTCATCGTGCGGCGTCGACGCGGGAGCCAGGGTGTTCCTCCAGGGGTGGACCTGGATACCACGTTGCAACGGCCATGCCCTGCCCTCCTCGCGGGCCGTGGACGCTCAGGGCGTGAAGACCACCTGCGACTCGCGTGGGCGCTCGATGAGCGTCAGGCGGCCCGCCTTCGCGTCCTGCTTCTGGTCGAAGCGGGCAAGGAAGCTCAGTCCGAGCAGCCCGTCCACGCCGTCGGG comes from Pyxidicoccus trucidator and encodes:
- a CDS encoding SDR family NAD(P)-dependent oxidoreductase; protein product: MLPPPIDQGTVLIIGATEGIGRELARLLSRRVRTLVLVDRRAERLEPLRDELLTRNPTLGVMIERCDVSDPRQVDGLLASLEEHFVRVDVLVNNAAAGDRALYAEERWGRVEEMLTANVWVPALLTHRLLGPMLARGRGGVLNIGSGAAQLFLPGSATFAATQRFLDGFTEALRLEVESSGITVTRVAPGPLWDEGADAATDEVAPFFRISLARCARAALAGFERGAPLVYPGFGHRWVMRLLPLLPRGLKRSLGRLALRGLRREALLSPQAPGIGPGRPVLLAGEPSTA
- a CDS encoding trypsin-like serine peptidase → MFAKSVRALFLVGAVSACGTEAPPDVPDVEANEPLASQESNVIVGSVNWTSATSLSGTQRTRSLAVGYLSIPAVGSRCTAWLVSRDVIITNNHCIGSASQAVGARVSFNYEDGVSSTGRIWYNCATFIKTWSSDDMTAVRCSALNGQLPGDVYGWLTVSTTNAATNASVYVVHQNCDYYTTSGCSPTKKYSPGVVKNANYSTTDLSYDADTLGGSSGSPVLSSSTNQVVGLHHIGLGGNSSGRGTANTGVKATRVKARLAEIGL
- a CDS encoding PAS domain-containing hybrid sensor histidine kinase/response regulator, which translates into the protein MDDQPPELLEESAEDLYENAPCGYISTLPNGVIVKANQTFLTWLGRAREELLSGVRFQELLSVGGKIFYETHFAPLLQMQGFINEVQLEVRTREGVFLPVLVNTVQRRDAAGRSVVNRITLFNISDRKKYEQELVLARRKAEQAARARSDFLSMVSHEIRTPMNAIIGIASLLQKTELSPQQEKYVRILGSSSENLLGLLNHILDFSKIDAGKVTLEQRSFDLRQLVYGTLFALSARAEEKNLSVIAEIDEQVPEYLVGDPVKLGQVLTNLVGNAIKFTELGAVTVGLRVREQSQDAVSLDFAVTDTGIGIAENRLGRIFEEFTQADSSIGMKYGGTGLGLSISQKLVELQGGRICVKSTQGQGSTFYFTLRMKPGQASEVEEPAENPASTQSLQGLRILVAEDNDINVFMLSQFLKKWGADFDVVGDGRQAVQRIQEADYDLVLMDVRMPELDGYDATRAIRALRPGEHFARIPIIAVTASTRLGLEHRAQAAGFTDFLGKPYKPAALAAKLVQHSGWKQAAKALAGAPTEPSAPGAVGPAFSLLPLRRIVDEDPQAIIELSALTLSGCEQYKVGFQKALEAGDREAFEYQAHKILPTVELLQAQTLRAAVQAGRAALADASGTPDHLASALQAIHRELDAIISALKAEARRA
- a CDS encoding universal stress protein; its protein translation is MSAPTRILAPVDLSEGSRAVIDYAVQLARPFGASVHVVHTWEPPQYVAPDLLVAAPGWNSLSLEQVAVETATKELTTLVHKLESPPVPLTHKVLVGEAASTILDLADQGKFDLIVMGTHGRRGLPRLLLGSVAQKIVSRAHCPVVTLHVAPEK
- a CDS encoding alpha/beta fold hydrolase; translated protein: MNVLHRNNVQVLGRGEQPMLFAHGFGCDQNMWRFLTPAFLDDYKVILFDHVGAGRSDASAYNRSRHGSLKGYADDVLEICRELGLSRTVFVGHSVSAMIGVLAAAAEPERFDKLVLIGPSPCYINDGDYVGGFSRGDIDGLLESLDSNYLGWSSAMAPVIMGNRDRPELGEELTNSFCRTDPEIARHFAHVTFLSDNRADLPKVKTRSLVLQCSEDVIAPEAVGRYVHQHLTNSQLVVLKATGHCPNLSAPEETIAAMKLFL